One genomic window of Arachis hypogaea cultivar Tifrunner chromosome 8, arahy.Tifrunner.gnm2.J5K5, whole genome shotgun sequence includes the following:
- the LOC112707396 gene encoding putative nuclear RNA export factor SDE5 isoform X7 produces MPPYSDAEERDLSVLLESFGSLFSLEDIASAYCEAKRNVNMAAEILCASSNSDELKGTISEPAKVSSASEFPNSLHGERNSGAVKSKPHRVSLGTVSGVVGKEYIHPKKMPTQGVKSKPSKIDAKELPESEIWSERDSLKIEAAKGSMRDDVVNFLFQMLGDGFELDKDKIHDVLGLCGYDVKKTMEELLDMSASTLEKGDDDHGLAGENLKDQHPDVSSESSEKECNSIDKVGLQKEILGSLFSFPQRSEEQPKHRLPVRSTPYRYGRRVVRIPEDTPKVQQSTTVVPQVIKEESDEDENSYNVLRRAVRENWATMKEYYSAAVDAFAKGDYARADRLMEQGHFYNRMAREADEKSAQKLLQSSESNDDAIPLDLSEHEPKEALRLVKFHLTTLSGIHSIKYLKVIVGTGDEDKKGTRKKLIIKQLSTNSIQWTEEDNGRILRLKVDEIDRETLNFAQKN; encoded by the exons ATGCCTCCCTACTCTGATGCTGAAGAAAGGGACCTCAGTGTTCTGCTTGAATCTTttggttctttattttctctggaggatatagcaagtgcatattgTGAGGCGAAACGCAATGTTAATATGGCTGCTGAGATCCTCTGTGCCTCCTCTAATAGTGATGAGCTCAAGGGTACAATTTCTGAACCTGCTAAAGTGTCTTCTGCAAGTGAATTTCCGAATTCCCTTCATGGGGAAAGGAACTCAGGTGCAGTGAAATCAAAGCCTCATCGTGTATCACTTGGCACTGTCTCTGGTGTTGTTGGAAAGGAGTACATTCACCCGAAGAAAATGCCGACTCAAGGCGTGAAGAGCAAACCTTCGAAGATAGATGCAAAGGAGCTGCCAGAATCAGAGATATGGAGTGAAAGGGATTCACTGAAAATTGAAGCAGCAAAGGGCAGCATGAGGGATGATGTTGTAAACTTCCTCTTTCAGATGCTTGGAGATGGCTTTGAGCTTGACAAGGATAAGATACATgatgttcttg GCCTCTGTGGATATGATGTGAAGAAG ACAATGGAGGAGCTGCTTGACATGTCAGCTTCTACATTGGAGAAAGGTGATGACGATCACGGTCTGGCTGGTGAAAAT TTAAAAGATCAGCATCCAGATGTAAGCTCTGAATCCAG CGAGAAAGAATGCAATTCAATTGATAAAGTAGGGCTTCAGAAAGAAATCTTAGGatcattattttcttttccacaaaGGTCTGAAGAACAGCCAAAGCATAGGCTTCCAGTGAGATCAACCCCATATCGTTATGGTAGACGAGTTGTAAGAATTCCAGAAGATACCCCAAAAGTTCAGCAAAGTACTACTGTAGTGCCACAAGTTATAAAGGAAG AGAGCGACGAAGATGAGAATAGCTATAATGTGCTGCGTAGAGCAGTGAGGGAAAATTGGGCTACCATGAAAGAATACTACAGTGCT GCTGTTGATGCATTTGCTAAGGGTGATTATGCACGGGCAGACAGACTTATGGAACAG GGACACTTTTATAACAGAATGGCTCGAGAAGCAGATGAAAAATCTGCACAAAAGCTTCTTCAGTCTAG TGAATCCAATGATGATGCTATACCTCTTGACTTGAGCGAACATGAACCAAAGGAAGCCCTTCGTCTTGTCAAGTTTCATTTGACTACTCTCTCTGGCATTCATT CAATCAAGTACCTTAAAGTCATAGTTGGGACAGGAGATGAAGATAAGAAAGGAACAAGGAAAAAACTG ATTATTAAGCAGCTGAGCACGAATTCCATTCAATGGACCGAGGAAGACAACGGTAGGATCCTACGCCTCAAAGTGGACGAGATTGATCGTGAGACCTTGAATTTTGCCCAAAAGAATTGA